In the Halorussus salinus genome, CGCACCGTAACCGCATCCGCCTCACACCTCCCCAACCTTCTGCGTTGCTCCCTGCGGTGCGCTACTCGGCCCTCGCGCGGTGTGGCGACCCACGGGGGGTCGCCCCGCACGCGCCGAGGAGAAAGGATGGTCGAGCGACGACGCGTGAAACGTCGAGGTCGGTCAGTCCTCAGAATCTTCCGAATCGCCCGACTCCTCGGTGTTTCCGTCGGGGTCCACGACCTGCGCGTCGTGGGCCGCGTTCCGGAGCGCGTCCGACCGGCCGTACTCGCCGGGCGCGATGGCGACCGTGCGAACGCCGTTGTGGGCCGCCTTCTCCAGCACGGGCTTGAAGTCGGTGTCCCGCGAGGCGACCGCCAGCACGTCCAGTCCGTCGGTGAGCGCGAACTCGGTGGCGTCCACGGCGAGTTTCACGTCCACGTCGCCCGACGTGACCGTCACCTCGAACCCGCGGGCCTCCGCGGCCTGAATCAGACCGGGACTCGCGTGTTCGTCCAGATACAGCCGCGTCGCGGCGAGTTGGCCGAGGTCCTCGGCGGCGACTCGAAGGTCGTCTAAGTCCACGTCGAACTCCTCGCGCAGGACGTTGGGACCGTCCACGAACAGCGCGACGGTGGTCGTCTCCCCGCCGAGGAGCGAACGCAACGGTTGCATACCCTGCCGTAACCCCCGTTCGGGTTTAGCGGTGCCGGTCTCGCGCCGATGGCATTCGTTCCACGGTTACAAACGATTCAATAGTTTTCTTTTAATCTGATTATAACTGAATAACACTTTATTACAACCAAAAATTAAAGCTTAAATAATAGCAGTGTGTGCGTTGTAATGTAGCATGTCAGACGACAGCACGCAGCGATTCAATCGCCGTACGTTCCTCAAAGCAACCGGTGCCGCCGGTGCCGCAGCAGCCGCGAGCGGTGTCACCGCCGCGACCCCCGGCCGCGAACCCGGCCCCAAGAAAGACGAGATTCTCGTCGGCGTCTCCGCAGGCCGCGGTGACGTGGAGAAGACAGTCGCCCAGAACGTCCCCGGCAACGCGGAAGTCGTCCACTCCAACAAGACGCTCCGCTACGCCGCCGTGAAGTTCCCGAGTCAGGCCCCCGAACAGGCCAAGGAGAACTTCATCGAGGCCATCACCAAGAAGGACGGCATCAAGTACGCCGAGAAGAACGCGACCCACCAAGCGTTCGCCACGCCGAACGACCCGCGCTTCAGCAACCAGTACGCGCCCCAGCAGGTCGAGTCCCCCGCCGCGTGGGACGAGGTCAGCGGCTTCGGTGACTCCGGCGTCACCATCGCCGTCGTGGACACGGGTGCCCAGTACGACCACCCCGACCTCGACGGGAACTACAAGTCCAACCCCGGACGCGACTTCGTGGACAGCGACTCGGACCCCTATCCCCCGAGCCCGTCGAGCGAACAGCACGGTACCCACGTCTCCGGGTGTGCCGCCGCGGTCGTCGACGACGGCACGGGCGTCGCCGGACAGGGTAACTCCTCGCTCATCAACGGTCGCGCGCTCGGCCCGAACGGCGGTTCGACCGCCGACATCGCCGACGCCGTCGAGTGGGCGACCGACCAAGGCGCGGACATCATCAACATGTCCCTCGGTGGCGGCGGTTACAGCCAGACGATGAAGAGCGCCGTCCAGTACGCGGTCAACAACGGCGCGCTCCCCATCTGTGCGGCCGGTAACAGCGGCGCGAGTTCGGTCTCGTACCCGGCGGCCTACAGCGAATGTATGGCCATCTCCGCGGTCAACTCCAACGAGAACCTCGCTTCCTTCTCGCAGTACGGCGACGTGGACCTCGCCGCGCCCGGCGTGGACGTTCTCTCCACGGTTCCGACCGACAGCTACGCGGAGTTCAGCGGCACCTCGATGGCGACCCCCGTCACGTCCGGCGTTGCCGGTCTGACCCTCGCCAAGTTCGGCTCGCTCGGCCCGAACGACCTCCGCAGCCACCTCAAGGCGACCGCGAAGGACATCGGTCTCTCGTCGGACAAGCAGGGCGCAGGTCAGGTCAACGCCCTCAACGCGGTCACCACCCAGCCCGGTAACGGCGGCGGCGACGACGGCGGTGACGACGGCGGCGACGACGGCGGCAGCGGCGACTCCACGACTAGCACGGCCTCCGGCAGCCTCAGCGGCTCCTACGACTACAAGGACTACTCGTACGGCTGGGAGTACAGTAGCCCGAGCCAAGTCGTCGTGGAACTCTCCGGCCCGTCGGACGCCGACTTCGACCTCTACGTCAACACCGGCACCACGGCGGCCGCGACCCCGAGCAGCTACGACTACCGCTCCTACACTCCGGACAGTCAGGAGTCCATCACCATCGACAACCCCGACACGTCGACCGACATGCAGATCGACGTGGACTCCTACAGCGGGTCGGGCAGCTACACGGTGACCATCACCGAGAAGAAGTAACGTCGCAGTTCACCACGGTTTTTCTCCCTTCTTTCGGGCGACGCGCCGACGTAGCACTTACCATCCGAGCGTCGCCCGCAATCGTCTCGCTTTCTCCTCGAAAGAGCGCCGTCGAAATTCGAATCGGTAATTGAGCTTTTACGCCTCCCACGTGTACCACGGGGCATGGTTGCCGAAACCGGAATCGCGGCCGAACTCATCGACCTGCTGTCGGTGTTCGTCATCGCGGCGGGTGTCGGCGTCTTCGTCGCCAAAATCGGCCGGTTTCCATACACGATTGCGCTCCTGCTCGCCGGACTCGCAGTGTCGGTTCTCGGCATCACTATCGACATCGAACTCTCCCACGACCTGATACTGCTCGTGTTCCTCCCGCCGTTGCTGTTCGAGGGCGCGGCGACGACCGACCTCCAGCGGTTTCGGACGAACATCTGGCACGTCCTCGTGTTGGCAGTCGTGGGGTTGATAACCGCGATTCTGCTGTTGGGGGTAGTCGGCCACTTCGCCTTCGGGTTCCCGCTGCTGGTCTCGCTACTGTTCGCGGCGATGATTCTGCCGACCGACCCGGTTTCCGTACTGGCGCTGTTCGAGGAGCTAGGCGCGCCCGAGCGCCTGTCGGTCCTCGTGGAAGGCGAGAGTCTGGTCAACGACGGGGTGGGCGTCGTCATCTTCTCGACGCTGTTCGCGCTGGTGGTCCAGTCCACCGAAGCCGGGACCGACCTCGCGGAACTGGTTACGATGGACACCATCGTCAACGCCTCGACGGACATCGTGGTCGCCAGTTCCGGCGGGGCCGTCGTCGGACTGGTCGCGGGACTCGCGGTGTATCAGGTGATGTACCGACTCGACGAACACACGACCGAAATCGTGCTGACACTGGTGCTGGCCTACGGGAGCTTCCTGCTGGCCGAACACACCCTGAGCGGCGTCGTCGGCGACTACTACTTCAGCGGCGTCATCGCCACGGTGACGGCGGGCCTCCTCATCGGGAATCGGGGCGCGGAGTACGCAATGAGCGCCCAGACCAAGATTTCGGTGTTCAACACGTGGGACACCGCGGCGTTCCTCGTCAACACGCTCATCTTCCTGCTCATCGGCGCGAAGACGCCCATCAACCAGATACTGACTCACGGGCGGCTCATCCTGCTGGCCATCCCGCTGGTCCTGCTCGCGCGCGCCGCGGTGGTCTACCCCATCACGAATCTGGTCAACCGATTCGTGCCGAAGGGCGTTCCCCTCGAATACCAGCACGTGATGGTCTGGGGCGGGCTTCACGCCTCGATTCCCATCGCGCTGGTGTTGGGCCTGCCACCGAACTTCCCGCTCCGCGAGGAGCTACGCGCGATGGTGTTCGGCGTCGCCGCCTTCAGCCTCGTCGTGCAGGGGCTGACGATGGGTAATCTGATGAACGCGCTCGACATCGTGACGCGCTCGGAG is a window encoding:
- a CDS encoding cation:proton antiporter, encoding MVAETGIAAELIDLLSVFVIAAGVGVFVAKIGRFPYTIALLLAGLAVSVLGITIDIELSHDLILLVFLPPLLFEGAATTDLQRFRTNIWHVLVLAVVGLITAILLLGVVGHFAFGFPLLVSLLFAAMILPTDPVSVLALFEELGAPERLSVLVEGESLVNDGVGVVIFSTLFALVVQSTEAGTDLAELVTMDTIVNASTDIVVASSGGAVVGLVAGLAVYQVMYRLDEHTTEIVLTLVLAYGSFLLAEHTLSGVVGDYYFSGVIATVTAGLLIGNRGAEYAMSAQTKISVFNTWDTAAFLVNTLIFLLIGAKTPINQILTHGRLILLAIPLVLLARAAVVYPITNLVNRFVPKGVPLEYQHVMVWGGLHASIPIALVLGLPPNFPLREELRAMVFGVAAFSLVVQGLTMGNLMNALDIVTRSEAEELYELLVGRARAVDAALESAAQLHDAGELSPSVYEDFRTEYEREKEDLAEAISQLLDDNPELRREELLVGERRVLKREKSALMDAMRTGAVSDDVGHRLMEEVDLKLDRIESGESTVTDRPEEGYEEFWRSRAREFGLEGRPEPQEASDD
- a CDS encoding NYN domain-containing protein codes for the protein MQPLRSLLGGETTTVALFVDGPNVLREEFDVDLDDLRVAAEDLGQLAATRLYLDEHASPGLIQAAEARGFEVTVTSGDVDVKLAVDATEFALTDGLDVLAVASRDTDFKPVLEKAAHNGVRTVAIAPGEYGRSDALRNAAHDAQVVDPDGNTEESGDSEDSED
- a CDS encoding S8 family serine peptidase; this encodes MSDDSTQRFNRRTFLKATGAAGAAAAASGVTAATPGREPGPKKDEILVGVSAGRGDVEKTVAQNVPGNAEVVHSNKTLRYAAVKFPSQAPEQAKENFIEAITKKDGIKYAEKNATHQAFATPNDPRFSNQYAPQQVESPAAWDEVSGFGDSGVTIAVVDTGAQYDHPDLDGNYKSNPGRDFVDSDSDPYPPSPSSEQHGTHVSGCAAAVVDDGTGVAGQGNSSLINGRALGPNGGSTADIADAVEWATDQGADIINMSLGGGGYSQTMKSAVQYAVNNGALPICAAGNSGASSVSYPAAYSECMAISAVNSNENLASFSQYGDVDLAAPGVDVLSTVPTDSYAEFSGTSMATPVTSGVAGLTLAKFGSLGPNDLRSHLKATAKDIGLSSDKQGAGQVNALNAVTTQPGNGGGDDGGDDGGDDGGSGDSTTSTASGSLSGSYDYKDYSYGWEYSSPSQVVVELSGPSDADFDLYVNTGTTAAATPSSYDYRSYTPDSQESITIDNPDTSTDMQIDVDSYSGSGSYTVTITEKK